A region of the Lycium barbarum isolate Lr01 chromosome 1, ASM1917538v2, whole genome shotgun sequence genome:
TAACGAATCAACTTCCATCTCTCTTCCAATGAAATTGTGTAACAAACAGCATGCACTAATGATTCTAGTATGAATCTTAACCGAGTACCACGAAGGACTTGTAAGAATTCCCCAACGTCCTTTAAATACACCAAATGCTCTTTCAATAACATTGTGCGCCCTAGCATGCTTCATATTAAACAACTCTTCTCGGCATTGAGGTGGTGGATTGTCACCTTGCCAATCCCTTAGCCAGTATCTATATCCTCGATAAAGGGACAAAAAATCATTTCCATTTGTATATCCTCCGTCACATAAATAATAATTgcctaaaaaatataaaaaataatataattactttAAAATATTATTCTATTTTTGAGGTAATAAGAATAGACAAGTCTTTCTGTATAAAGCATACCCTCGGGTGCTTTCAAACCATTCCTTTGTACAACAACATCTCGCAATACACGACCATCAGCGGCTGATCCCTCCCAACCAGGTAAGACATAAGTAAAGTTAAGATTTCTATCACAAACGCCCAAGACATTAGTTGCTATATCTCCTTTCCGTGTCCTGTATCTTGGCTTATCTATAGTTCGAACTCTAATGGGAATGTAAGTACCATGCAATGCACCTAGACAACCCTATAAAATAAATTACCATGGTAATGTTTTAAATCTTTCTATAGTAAATCAAATGTTATATTGAAATTTACCTACCTTAAACCATTTCCATCGATCATTAGTCTCATCTTCGGCCACTGGATTAGGACTAACAAGTAATAATGGAGTTAGTTTGAGAATTGCTCTTAGACATTCATTAAAGGCTTGACTTACACTCCACCCCGATCTAATATAATCAACTTTGATAGACCTGTTCTTCTCGTGATGAGCCAAAATATTTAAGAACATTGCTAGCTTTTCAGTGCTTGACATATTGTTAGTGTCGGTCAATTCTCCAATATTCGTGGCTAGAGAAGCTAAAATGTGAAAGGCCTTTCTATCCATCCTAAGCTTATCAATACATACAATATCACTGTCACGAATGATAGAATTTAGATGAGACATGATTTTAGGAATTCTAGCACCTGTGTTATATCGAGTGACCCGTCTATTTCTAGATTGTCTTCTTAAAATTATGTTGTGAATAGCCATAAAAAGACAAATAAAGACAACATATGAATGCACCATAATCTCCTCAAGGATGATAAAGCATTCTACATCGCACAATTGTTGAGGATCCATAGACACCTATTTGTCATTTAAGAATTGCAAAATC
Encoded here:
- the LOC132610410 gene encoding protein ALP1-like, whose product is MDRKAFHILASLATNIGELTDTNNMSSTEKLAMFLNILAHHEKNRSIKVDYIRSGWSVSQAFNECLRAILKLTPLLLVSPNPVAEDETNDRWKWFKGCLGALHGTYIPIRVRTIDKPRYRTRKGDIATNVLGVCDRNLNFTYVLPGWEGSAADGRVLRDVVVQRNGLKAPEGNYYLCDGGYTNGNDFLSLYRGYRYWLRDWQGDNPPPQCREELFNMKHARAHNVIERAFGVFKGRWGILTSPSWYSVKIHTRIISACCLLHNFIGREMEVDSLDMETEFNMEHQHEPEHGNIYTVEPSDEWTTWRDKLAQSMWNERSSN